ACGCTGGTGGACGATCTGGGACGGGTCTTCGGAGAATTCCGGAAGCGGTTCAGGGACCTGAAGAGGCTGGACAGGCGCGGATTTCTCGTACTGGCCACCGGTCGTGAAAGTGATGGAAAGACGACCCTGCTGGGTAATTGCGCGGCCTACCTGCAGAAGTGTGGAATGCCGAGGGGAGTGGATGTCGCCAGGTCGCAGGTGGCCGACGGCGTCTGGATGGATTCATCGGTAAAAGTGGTGGACATTTCGGGTTTGTCGTTGCAGCAGAACGCCGCACGGGGTGTCGACGCGGAGATGTACATTTTCAAAGAGGTGCTCTTATACTTGCGTAATCGGGGGGTCAGGTTGTCGGACCTGTGCGACTCGGCGACCGACCCGGGTACCGGATACAGGGTTCTTGGTGAGGCGCTGGGGGACGACATGTACCTCGTCGTGCTGCTCCCTCCCATGGACACCGTCGAGCAGGTGCGGACCTACCTGCATCTCGCCGGCAACAGGATCGTCTTCCTGGCGGAGAGCTCCTCTCTGCTGCTGGCGACGCTCGAGCGGCAGGCCGCTCAGCTACGGCAGGATCTCGGTACGTACCTGTACAGGATCATCCGCAATCCTCCGGATCGTTTTTTCTACCACATGCATATCGGTCCGATGCGCGAGGAAGATTACTGGCGCTATGCCGACCGTCAGTTGCGCCGTATGAAACCGCCGGTGTTGATCACGAAGGCGGTGGTGCAAGAGGTTCGCGAGCACCGTCCGGATCGTCTGAGCATCGGTCAGTGGCGCGGTGTGCTGCGTCAGATATTCGACAACAGGCCGGGACTGACGGTGGTGCAGTACCACCACTTCGCCGACGAGTTCGGCCTGACGAACCTCGCGGTGTGGCAGCAGCTCGAGGATCCGGAGGGGCAGGCGTGATGAGCCGGACGAACGACCCGCCCCCCGACACGAACCCATTTCTCGAGACGGCGGCGGCGTTTCATGGCGGCGGCCAGAGGTCACTGACCGTGGAGACGGCCACCGTCGCACAAGCACGCCGGCAGGTCGAGAACTACCTCGACCGGGCCGCGTCCCGCACACTGGAGGGCACCAGGACCGCGGGTGGCGGGGTCTGTCTCCCCTTCACCGGCGGGTTAGGCGCGGGTAAGACCCACTTGCTGCGGACGGTCCTCGACGATCTCGAAGCCGTCATCCCGCGCGACGGGAGCGGCGACCGGCTCGGTCCGCATTTCGCGCCTAAGCTTTTCTCCGCCGCCGGGCCGTCCGGCAGATTCTTCACGCTTTACAAAGAGACACTGATGAACGGCCTCGATCTGCCGGGGTTCACCCGGGTCCTCGGTCGTTACTACGCGGAGGCGACGGCCGATCTCCTGACCCGGATGGGAGCGCCGGGACCACAGGTGCGAAGTGTGCGTGAGATGAAGATCCGCGCGGATCAGGTCGTGACCAGGTTCCGGCTGTCGGATCACGACATCCGCGCCATCATGAGCAAGAACCTTCTCGCCGTCACCGATCAGGAGGCGCTGGCGAGTCAGTTCGCACTGCTGAACTTCGGTGAGATGCTGCGCTCGGAAGGCCGGGCCGCGGCGGTGTGGGAGTGGCTGAGCGGCGATCATCTCGACCAGGATCTGAAGGAAGAGGGGATCACCGAGCCGATCGACAGCGACGTCAAGGCGTTCGGCGCGTTCACCATGCTCGCCTTCCTGTACGGCAGGGCCGGTGAGCCGTTCGTGTTCGTGATGGACGAGATCGAACGCATGCTGCAGGAGAGCGACCGCTCGCCGGCGTGGAACGTGGAACTGCTCCAGGGGTTCGAGCGCCTGGTCAACGTGCTGATCGAGAGCGGCGGACTGACGATCTTCACCGTGCTGCCGGACAATCTGGAAAGGTTCTCCGGCGGCTTCCACGATCGTGTGCGAGTGCTCCCCGTGGAGCCGTTCGACGTGCCGGAGACGAGGCGGCTCATCGACAAGTACGTGTCCCCCGGCTCACCGGTGCGGTTCTCCGAGAAGGCCGTGAGCGAGATCACCACGTCCGCGGAGGGCAACCCGCGGTTCATGCTCAACGTGTGCCGGGTCGGCTGGGACGAGGTCTACCGTCCCGATCAGGTCAACGTGGTGACTCCTCCCACGGTTCGTGCCGCGATCCGCCTCATCCATGAGAGGCACAAACTCAGCAGCGTGGCTCGCGAGGTCCAGCAAGTGCTCGAAACCGGCGGCTGGTCCGCCGACCAGGTGGGGGACCGTACGTTCCGGATCTCCCGGCGCGCGGACGACGCGGCGGTCACCGTGCTGCTCACGCTGTCGATCCTGGACGACCAGGAGAACACGCGGCTCCGCCGGGACGTCGACGCCATCCTGGCCCGGCCGGGCCAGGAGGTCATCGTGGTGGTCAACGGCTACATGCGGCCCTCCGATCGGCGCGCGCTCGCCGGCATGCTCTCCAGGCAGCCGCTGATCTACGACCATTACCGCTTCCGTGAGCTGCTGCGCGAGCAACTGGCCGAGGCGCACGGCCGGCTGGAGCAGGCCGGCCGCGAGACCGTGCTGACCGGTATCCGCGAGGAGGTTCTGCGAATCGGCAGGCAGCAGAACCACACCCAGACGACGCTGGAGTTGCTGACCGCGCAGATCCAGCGCATGCAGACGGTGGCCGGGACGGGAACCGGTGCCGGCGACACGGGACATGGACTTCCCGAGCGGGTGGACCGCCACTTCACCCGCGCGTTGTCGGCACTGCAAGGGCTGATCGGCATCCAGTCGCTGTTCCGTGACCATTTCGACGGCGAGCAACCGATGGCGCACCGCATGCGTCCCGCCTCCTCGCGCGAGTTCTTCGAGGTGATCGGCATCGTCGTGTTCTTCCAGCGGTTGGTGGAGACGTTCATGGACGCGGTGGCGCGCTGGCTGGACCGGGCCGAGGCGCAGGCGTTCCGTAGCGGCCTGTCCAAGGAGCAGCGTGAGGAACTGCGGGCCATCTGCCAGCGGTACGACGCCACGGCGGAGATCATCCCGCTCTTCCGGCTGACCGAGCGGGGGCAGAGGGTCGAGATCCTCGGCCTGGCCGAGCAGGTGATCGAGAGCTCGGTACGGCGGGACGCCGAGGACGCGCTGACCCACCTGGCGACCCGCGTGCAGGAGGAGCTGCTCGGACCCGTCGGGCCGGTGCGCTGACGCGAGGGGCCGACGGCACCACCGAACTGCTCGAATGCGGCCGCTCGACCCCGCTGGGGTCAGCCGGTGTGGCGGTTCTGTGCCGTCGCGGCCGTCCGGTCGTCCCGCGTCGCCGCGCCAAGGACCGCTCTTTCGTTCCGCAGAGCGTCCTCCAGCCGCCGGCCGACATGCTCGCTGATGTGGCCCGCCCCGAGCACGCGCACCACGCGCGCGGCCAGTCCGGTGGTCTGTCTGCTCCGGATGCCGCCGAGCCAGGCGGGAACGGCCGTCCTGCGGTCCCACACCGCGTTGGTGAGGATATGCAAGATGTTGATCACCAGGATGGCGGGGGCCACGATCTGGATCGCCGGCGGATACACAGGGGCCAGCGCGAGCGCGAGCAGGATGGCCGTGACGCCGTTCTGCTGTCCGAGCGCCAGGTAGACCCGGTCGGTCACTCCGATGCCTCGCGGCGCGACCAGCAGGCCACCCACCACGATCTGCGCGGCGAACGCCGCCAGGCCGAGCACGAGCCCGGCTGTGACGAGCACCCCGTCGATCAGCAACAGGCCGAGTGCCACGGACGCCAGGTAGAACGTCACCGTGACCAACCGGTCGAGCACCGCACCGAGGTCGAGACGGTAGAACAGCCCCAGCAGTGCCATCCCCAGCATGAGGAACTGCCAGACGGCCACGGCGCCGAGCACGATCAGCACGGCGACCGCGATCGCGAGGCGTGTCCGCTCGCCGACCGGCAGCCGTTTGATCAACTGCCACAGCAGCCACCCGGCGGCGGCGAGAAGAAGGTTGGCGGCGATGCCGAGCAGGTACGGCCCGAGTTCGGTCTCGAGGTGCGGTGCGCCGGCGGCGGCGCCGAACGCGAAGACGGACAGGTAGATGGTCAGCAGGGCCGTGATGGGGTCGTCGAAGGAGGCCCACGCCAGCAGGAGGCCCTTGGCCCGCGCGGACATCTGCGAATGCGTCAGCAGCGCGGCGACCGAGAGCGGGTCGATCTGGGCCACGGCCACACCGAGCACCAGCGACGCGGGGTGGGGTGAGAAGGCGAACATGACGCCGCCGATGAGCAGCGCCTTGAACAGCACCCCGACCGTCACCGCCAGTACCACCCGCCGGAGGTCGGTCACCGCCGCGCGGGGGATGCCGGACGCACTGCCGTACAGACCGAGAGCGAGCAGTGCGCTCACCCCGGTCACATAGGCCGGGGAGGAAGGCGGATCGGCCCCGCTGAAGACACCGGCGATCACCAGGCCGGCCCCGGCGCAGGTGAGGGCGAGCAGGAGTCTTCGCACGGACGGCCACAGCAGTGACCGGCCATCGGTGGCACTCGTCATGCGGCCGCCTCTCGCGTGTGGCCTCCGCGTGCCCCGCTCCCCGGGGACGCGTCACCGCTGTCTCGCACCCGCCTGAGAAAGTGTAGTTGAATGGTGGCGAACGGTAAACGCGTCCTGGGTGAAATGTCGCGAAATATGACTACATTCAGGGTTGTGGAGCTGAAATGTTCGTCAGTTGTCGGCTGGAGATCGGAGGATGTGCTGCACGACTTTCTGCATACGTTTCTCGGCGCGGAAGACGGCCGACTGACGGAGAGTGACTCCCACCAGGAAGTCGCCGTCCAGATCGAGCACATGCGTGTAAACGGCACCGGACTCCACGTCGAGCACGATTCTGATCGGCCCCGCACCGATCACGTCGCGCACCGAACGTCCCAGGTGGTTGATGTCCCGCCGGGCCTTGTGCACGAGGTCGTCGTACAGTTCACGGCGCCGATGCCTGGTCATCGTGAAGAAAGCGGACTTCAGCCGAGGCGCGTCGAAGACATCGCAGGAGTAGACCGGCCGCCAGTCCTTGTACAACGCCAGATAATGCAGGTCGTCGACGCTGAGGTTCGCGTCCATCACCTGCCGGACGTCCGGGGAGAACGCGCTCTCGCCGGGTCGGTTGCTGATCGGCCCTGATCTTTCCAGGCTGACGAGCGCGTCCGAGTAACCACCGGGATCCTCGTCGGACAGGCCGTGCAGTTCGTTCCTTATCTTGGTGACGAGTGTGCAGAGCCGCCGGTCCGTCAGTTCGAGGTCGTCCACGTCACGGGCCGCCGCGACGAGATACTCCCCCGGCCGCACTCTGCCGCAGTGGACGATGCCGCTCCGGGTCTGCACGACCGTGCGCATCAGCGGGCCGGTGTCCAGCTCGCCGAGCATCTGGTCCAGCCGTTCGACGCCTAGCACGACCTGGCGGAAGGCGTGCCGCCGGGCCACGCGGACAGGCTCACGTTCCTCCTCGGGTTTCTCGCCGAGCAGGTCGATGGTGAAATCATGAAAACCTCGAGCGAAGCGGACCAGTGACTGTGGCCCCGCCGTATCGGGTATCGCCTCCGCACAGAGCTTGATGAGCGGATCGAACAGCGACGGGTCGCAGTGCTCGGCCCTCCAGACGGACAGGAGCCCCGCGAGCGGATGGTCCGCCGCCTCAGGCGAATGCTCCCAGCACTCGTCCGGTGGCTGGGGAAGGGTCATCTGCGCCTTGCCTTCCTTGAGCTAGCTCGGAATCTCGATGTCAACGGCCTCTCGGCCCGTCACCTGATGTGACTCGGTACGGCTCAGGTTGGCCTTGACCAGGCGAGTGGTGGGGTGGCCGTGGCCATGGACCGTGACAAGGCCTGACAACGCGGTGCGCTCACGCTCGATCGCCTCGTCCCACCGGCCTCGCGCGGCGAGGACGCCGGCGTGGTTGGCGGTGACGGCGAGATAGAAGGGGTGCAGGTCGCCGAGCCGAGCGAGCAGACCGTCCATGGCCCGGGTGCTGTGTGACTCGGCGTCGCCGAACTCGCCCAAGGCCGTCAGGTAGACCGCCAGGTTGGCGCGGCAGATGTGGGTGAACGGGTGGTCGTCTCCCATCAGGCCGCGGAACCGCCGCAGTGTCCGCGCCGCTCCCGCGGCGGCCTCAGGCCACATCCGCAGGACGTGACGGTCGGCGTTGGCGCTGACCTCGCCGGCCATGGTGAGGGGGTGCGAAGGGCCGAACTCCGCGTGCAGCTCGGCGAGAGTCTGGTCGTTACCCTGCAGGAGGCCGGTCGTGAGCCGGCCGAGCCGGCGTTCGGTGACGGCGAGCCCGAGGCGTGCCGTCAGGCGCTCCAACTCGGCCGGGGAGTCGAGCCAGCTCAGCCGCCGGACCGCTTGCCGCAGGAGGTTGCGCGCGTCCTCGAGCCGGCCGAGTTCGCGGTAGAAGTAAGCGATGTTGCAGGCCGTGTGCAAGGCGAATCGGTCGTTCTCTCCGAACAGCGACTTACGGCGCCTGACGCGGTCCGTCGCCACCCGCACCGCTTCTTCGAACTGGCCGATGTGTCCTGCGGCCCTGGCGAAGTTGTTCATCGCACGGCCCACCTCGGGGTGGTTGGCGCCGAACAGCTCACGCAGGCCCTGCAGCGTCCGTGCCGCCTGGTCGTAGGCGCCGGAGAAGTCCCCGGTCAGCCGTAGCCCCGCGGCGAGTATCGTCGTCGCCTCCAGGACCAGGGGATGCAGAGTGCCGTACGCACGGGTCAAGCCGGGAAGAGCGCGTTCGGCGTTCACGACGACGCCGTCACCCTCGCTGAGGCGCAGGTGCACCCGTGCCAGGATCACGAGCAGTTCTTCGTGCGCCGTGCTCCTGGCCGGCTGTCCGGCGCCGGCGTCCTGTGCCATGCCGTCCTGGTGAGTGGCGGGTACGGTGGGGCTCCAGGCGGATCTCGCTTCCTCGGCCAGGCGCCGGGCCCGGTGAACGGCGCTCACGTGCCCCACACTGAGCAGGAAACGGAGCTGGGTGAGCACCCACTGGCGCACCTCGGCGGGAGCTCCGGGGGTGATCGCGCCACAGGTCGGCAGATGGCGGTCGAGTTCCGCCAGAAGGTCCCGGTCGCCGGTGGCCATGTCTTCCATGTAGCGCGGGGCCGACGCGGCGAGGACAGACGTGATCTCCAGCCGCCTGCGATCGAGCAGGCCGGCGCGGCTCAGGCGCGTGCGCACGGATTCCTGTACCACTCGGTGCATGCGCACCGGCTCGGCGGGAAGACCGAGTTCGGCGCGGATGAGTGCGTAGCGGTCCGTTTCCCGCAGTACCGCGTCGATCAGCGTGGGTGCCGACAGCCGTTGATCGACCTCGGCGATCCGAGCGAGCATGGAGGTGGAACGCAGCAGGCCAGGACCGATGCCTTGAGGGGACAGGAACGCGCACGCCTCCACGAGCCATTCGCCGGCCCGACCCGCCACACCCTCCTTCAGCTTCTGGACCGCCAGTTCGACCAGCACGTCGTACACGTCGGGCTGTTCGCCGTACCGGCGTCCCTGCCGGCGGGATTCCTCGCCGAACTCCGTCACGAACCTTTCGGCGACCTCCTGCTCGTACTGTCCCCTCTGCCACACGCCGTCGCCGTCGGTGAGGTCGGTCTGGCGTGTCCGGCCCGATCCCTGCTCCAGAAGCTCGCGGCGGATCAAGGCTCCGGCCAGGCGGACCGCCAGAGGCTGCTTCTCGACGGTCGCGACGACCTTTTCCGCGTCCGGCTCACGGATGCCTTTCACCAGGTCGCGCAGCAGGCCGATGGCGCCGTCACGGTCCATCTCCCTGACCGTCAACTGCCTGAACGGCTCCGGCCAGTCGTAGCCGCGGCCGGTGACCAGGACGTGACCGACGCCGCCTGAGCCCGGCGCCGGCGGTTTCACGGCCGCCGCCACCTGCTCGGCGGATCTGGCGTCGTCGCAGACCAACAGCCAGCGGGACACCTTGCCGGAAGCGAGGTGCGCGCGTACGGCGTCCACCGGATCGCCTTGCGCCGACAGAAGGAGGTGCTCGGCGAGGTCGACCAGTCCCGCTCTGATGGTGTCCTGATGGCCGGCGTCGAGCCACCAGACCACGTCGTAGGCTCCGCGGAAGAGTCTGGCGTACTCCAAGGCGGTCTTGGTCTTGCCCGCGCCACCTGGCCCGACCAGCGCGACGTGGCCGCTCGCGCCGGGGCTCAGCAGGTCGCGGATGTCCTCCAGCAGTGTGCCACGGCCGCGGAACTCGCTGTCGTCGCGCGGCAGTCGCTCCAGGCCGGGCCGGCTGCCGGGAAGGCGTTCGTCCTCGGACTTGCGCCGCACGGCAGGCCCGGCGCCGAGGACGGAAGGGACGGCCGCGAGAACTTCCTGGGGTGACTCGCCGAGTGCGACCACCTCGTGACCCGCCAGGTCGTCAGGCAGACGTTCGCCGTCCAGGCGGACGAGCAGCGCGCGGAGCGACCGTACGCGCCGGCGGGTCGCCTCCCCGAGCTCGGCCGGTTGGAGCGCCACCCAGCGGTGGCCCTGAGGTGGCGGCGTGCCTCCGAGGTCTTCCTCCCGCACCAGGGTGACGCCTATGCCATGGCGTGTGCCCTGTTCCGCGAACCACTCGGCCCAGTGCCGCCGGCGCGACGGGTAGACGATGGAGACGCGCCGGACGGGGAAGACGGTACCCCCAGTGATCGTGGTGACGAGCTGCTCGTAAGCGCCACGCAGCCCTTCCGCGCCGGGCCGGTCGTGCAGGACGGCGAGCTCTTCCGATACGGAGTACGCGGCGCAGTAGGGGATCTCCAGGAGGTCGTCCCCAAGGCCGGACGCCTGCGCCATGTGCCTGGCCTCAGCCAGTGGCAGGCCCGCACCCAGGTCGACACGCACCGCCAGTGGCAGGATCTGTGGTGTGGCGCCTCTCGCCGACTCGATCCAGCGCGCGGCCTCCTCGACCGCCTGCGGGCTCATCGGGAAGCACAGGACGAGTTGGTCCGCGGCGGCCGACACCATCTCTCGCACGCCGGGTGCGTTCGCGGGTGCGTCCAGGAGGACCACGTCGTACGGCGATCCCGTGAGCTCCGCGCGCAGTCGTGCGGCTTCCTCGACGGTGAACGTCTCCGGCGTTCGTCGCAGGAGCGCGACGCCGCCGGAGGCGTCGAGGCGCAGGGGTACCGGCCGACGGCCGGGCTCCTCGCCGGCTTCGCCGAGGTCATCGGGGAGCAGTTCGCGCAGATAGGAGAAGGGGCCAGGCGGTTCGGTCCCGAGGTCGACGATCAGCACCCGGCGGCCGGCGGCGGCGAGGATGAGTGCGACATTGCACAGCGTCGTCGACTTACCCACTCCCGTGCGAGCGCCGTAGAAAGCGATCATGGCGATCGGCGGAATTGTGGGAGGAACCTTGCCCATCGCGCTCCGTTTCGGTATCGCCGGGCCTTGCGCCAGGCGTCTCGGGCCGCGAGGAATCGTCTCGTGCCGTCGCTTCCGGTCTGAAGTATAGAGGTTTCGCATGCCCGTCAAAAAGGACTATAGGACGCGGTGGAATGCCGATATGGTCAAGGTCGATTTAGGGGCCGTCCTGAAACCCGACCCAGAACGGGTCCGTTTCGCCGTTTCCCTCGATGAGCCTGTTCAGGGCCTTGGCCAGCACCGGAGAGGCGTGGACGCGCAAGCTCGTCAGGTCGGCCACCGATAACTTCGCGATGACTGCGACGAGGCCGTCGTGATCTTCCTCCATCTCACCCATCCGTTTGTGTCACCCCCGCTCTGGCGCTCCGCGAGCTGTCATGAGAGCGTTATAGTTGTTCAAAACCCACCTCGGTGGTATGTATTGCCCTGACGGGCTACCGATGATACATATATCATCCTGGTTTATGATGATTTAATCGAAGTATGGGATCACGGGATGGATTGCGTCATACGCTCCTCTGGTCTCGGCGGTGTGGGTGGACGACGCGGGTAATCAGCGAAGCCCGTCCGCCGGTACCCGAGAATGGCCGGACGACCTCCAGGTCGATGCGATGCTTGCCTCTGGCTGGCATCCCGCGCCACTTCGGGAATTCGTCCTGAAAGTGCACAGCAGATGCGATCTCGCCTGCGACTACTGCTACGTGTACCGATTCGCGGACCAGCGCTGGAGGACCCAGCCGCGCACCATGACCTCCCACGTCGCGGAGCTCACCGCCGGCCGCATCGCCGAACACGTCCGCGATCACCGGCTCACCCGCATCCGTGTCATCCTGCACGGCGGTGAGCCGTTGCTGCGGACGCCGGACGACCTCGCCGCCGTCGTCACACGGGTGCGGCGTGCCGTCGGCCCGGCGGTCACGGTGGACGCGAGCGTCCAGACCAACGGTGTGCGCCTGTCGGAGGACTACCTGCGCGCGTTCGACCAGGCCGGCGTCAGGGTCGGGGTGAGCCTCGACGGCGACGCCGCGGACCACGACCGGCATCGCCGCGGGCCGGACGGCCGAGGCAGCCACGCCGCGGTCACCGCCGCGATACGCCTCCTGACCTCCCCGCGATATCGCCACCTGTTCGGCGGGCTCCTGTGCGTGATCGATCCGCGGACCGATCCCGCCGGCGTCTACCGGAGCCTGTCGGACCTCGATCCCCCCATGATCGACTTCTTGCTTCCACACGGACACTGGTCGAGCCCGCCACCTGGCCGGGAGGCAGGCGACGCCGCGACGCCGTACGCCGACTGGCTGATCACGGTCTTCGACCTGTGGTATGGCGCTTCGGCACCACCTCCGCCGGTTCGGTTGCTGGAGAGCATCGTCCACACCCTCCTCGGTGGCGGGCCGGCCGTACAAGGCATCGGGCTCGGGCCCGTCCAGACCGTGGTGGTGGAGACCGACGGGACGATCGAGCAGGGTGACGTGCTGAAGACCTCCCGCGCGGGAACCACGCGGAGCACACTGAACGTGGCGTCCGCGGCGTTCGACCGTGTGCTGCTCAGCCCGCCGGTCGTCGCGCAGCAACTGGGGCCGCTCGCGCTCGCACCCGTCTGCCGCTCCTGCGATCTGCGCCGCACCTGCGGAGGAGGCCAGTACGCGCACCGTTACCGCGACGGCGCGGGCTTCGCCAATCCCTCGGTGTACTGCCCCGACCTGTACCGGCTGATCTCGCACATCAGGCGGCGGCTCCGTGACGACCTGACCGGCCGTGGAGGTGTCGCCGGATGAGTCCGCCGCCACACGTCCTTCCCGCCGGTGTGTTCGGCGCGCTGGCCCGTGGCGAAGGCGGCGCGGAAGGAGTGCGGCTGCTGGCGGCGGCCGAACGCAGCAAGCACCTGTTGCTGGTCAGGAGCGTCGCCGAGTCGTTCCGCGACGACGGACAGGGAGGCACGCGTGCCGCGGAGGCGTACGCGCTGCTCGCCGACCTGTGCGCGGCGGTCCCGGCGGCGGCCGAGGAGGTGCTCAGCTATCCGTCGGTGGGACTGTGGGCCCTCACCACGCTCCGTGCCATGCGGTCCGGGGATCACGACCGCATCCGGCCGGAACGCCTCGCGGCGCTGGCCCTCACGGTAGCGGCGCGTGCGGGGACCGATCTCGCGGCGACCGTCCGCACCGAACACGGCGGTCTCGGTTTCCCGTCCCTCGGCGGGTTGCGCCTGAGCGGCGCCGGTGACCGTGCGCCGCTCAAGGTCCGGGTGCGGGACGGCCATCTGGAACTGGACGAGGGCCGGTGGGTGCGCCTGGTACCGGGTCACCTCGGATGGCGGCCGGTGCGCCGGCTGCGTCTCGGTCCGCCAGGAGGGCTCTGGGAGATCTGTCTCGACGACGTCGACGCGTACAGTTTCCCCCCGCACCCCTGTCCCAGGTTCGTCCTGCACCCTCCTGAGGTGCAGGCGTGGCGTCGTTCGCTCCAGGAGTCGGCCGAGGTGCTCTCCGCGCGGCACCCTGCCGCCGCCGAGGAGGTACGGGAGGTGGTGCGTGTGCTCACGCCGGTGCTGGCCTCGGGTGACAGCCATGCCAGCGCGAGCGCGCAGGCCGCGTTCGGCTCGGTGGCGATGTCCCGGCCGGTCGGCGGCACACACACGGCGGTGATGTTGGTGCACGAGGCCCAGCACCAGAAGCTGAATGCGCTCATGACCATGTTCGACCTGGTTCGTCCCCTCCCGGACGACCAGAACGACCAGTACTACGCTCCCTGGCGCAGCGACCCCCGTCCGTTCATCGGCCTCTTCCACGGTGCCTACGCGCACCTCGGCGTCACGTCCTTCTGGCGCGCGGAGTGGCTGCACGGCACCGGCGGCGTTCCCGCCGCCGCCTTGTACGCACGCTGGCGGGACGTGACGCTCGAAGCCGTCGACCGGTCGCTCGGCACCGGCCGGTTCACCCGTCTCGGCCGGTCGTTCGCCGAGGAGATGCTGCGGGTCCTCGACGGCTGGCGGGACGAACGGGTGCCCGCGGACGCGCGGGAGTGGGCTCTGAGGGAGGCCCGGCGGCACCGTGCGCACTACGCGGCGCGGAACCGATGACTGTTGTCGAGCCGCCGGGTTCCTAGGTCTCCTGCCGCCGGCGCACCATCTCGTTGATCCAGATGGGGGCGAACGGGGACGTGCAGCCGGGGGAGGTCGGATAGTCCTTGAGGACCTCCAGGCGTTCGCCGATCTCTAGTGCGCGGGTGCGGTGTTCGGGGTGTTCTATGCCGATATAGGCCAGGCAGGTGTTCATGGACCACTGGAGGCGGTCGGGGGCCTCTTTCATGTTCGCCTCGATGGTGTCGAGCAGCGCGGAGAGGTCGAGGCCTTCGGGGTTCTTGGTGACCCGGTCGGCGGTGAGGGACCAGCCGGCGCTCGCGACCACGGGGTCCGGGTCGGTGGACCACGCGACGCGCAGGGCTTCGGCATCGGGGTTCTTCTTCACCACGTAGTTGACCAGCCAGTCGTGGACCTTCGGTGCGCGGGTCTGGCGGATCATGATGTTCAGTTCGTCGCGGTCGAAGGACTTGGGACGGCAGATGAGGAGCGCCAGGAGCCTCGCCGCGGTGTCGTCGGTCTGCCAGAGGCGGCGTGCGAGTTCGTGATGGGTTTTCAGGCGTTTCGCGATGGCGCGGAGTTCGCCGAGGTTCACGCCGTGGTCATCGCCGTGTTTCTCGTTCACCTCGCGTGCCCTGGGGTCGTCCAACGCGGCCAGTTCGGCCATCAACTCGGCGACCGTGGTGTCGGTGAGCGTCGTCTCGGCCATGTGAGCCTCCGTCCGTGACGTGCCAGAACTGCGCA
The window above is part of the Sphaerisporangium rubeum genome. Proteins encoded here:
- a CDS encoding FxsB family cyclophane-forming radical SAM/SPASM peptide maturase, with amino-acid sequence MLASGWHPAPLREFVLKVHSRCDLACDYCYVYRFADQRWRTQPRTMTSHVAELTAGRIAEHVRDHRLTRIRVILHGGEPLLRTPDDLAAVVTRVRRAVGPAVTVDASVQTNGVRLSEDYLRAFDQAGVRVGVSLDGDAADHDRHRRGPDGRGSHAAVTAAIRLLTSPRYRHLFGGLLCVIDPRTDPAGVYRSLSDLDPPMIDFLLPHGHWSSPPPGREAGDAATPYADWLITVFDLWYGASAPPPPVRLLESIVHTLLGGGPAVQGIGLGPVQTVVVETDGTIEQGDVLKTSRAGTTRSTLNVASAAFDRVLLSPPVVAQQLGPLALAPVCRSCDLRRTCGGGQYAHRYRDGAGFANPSVYCPDLYRLISHIRRRLRDDLTGRGGVAG
- the fxsT gene encoding FxSxx-COOH system tetratricopeptide repeat protein, which codes for MIAFYGARTGVGKSTTLCNVALILAAAGRRVLIVDLGTEPPGPFSYLRELLPDDLGEAGEEPGRRPVPLRLDASGGVALLRRTPETFTVEEAARLRAELTGSPYDVVLLDAPANAPGVREMVSAAADQLVLCFPMSPQAVEEAARWIESARGATPQILPLAVRVDLGAGLPLAEARHMAQASGLGDDLLEIPYCAAYSVSEELAVLHDRPGAEGLRGAYEQLVTTITGGTVFPVRRVSIVYPSRRRHWAEWFAEQGTRHGIGVTLVREEDLGGTPPPQGHRWVALQPAELGEATRRRVRSLRALLVRLDGERLPDDLAGHEVVALGESPQEVLAAVPSVLGAGPAVRRKSEDERLPGSRPGLERLPRDDSEFRGRGTLLEDIRDLLSPGASGHVALVGPGGAGKTKTALEYARLFRGAYDVVWWLDAGHQDTIRAGLVDLAEHLLLSAQGDPVDAVRAHLASGKVSRWLLVCDDARSAEQVAAAVKPPAPGSGGVGHVLVTGRGYDWPEPFRQLTVREMDRDGAIGLLRDLVKGIREPDAEKVVATVEKQPLAVRLAGALIRRELLEQGSGRTRQTDLTDGDGVWQRGQYEQEVAERFVTEFGEESRRQGRRYGEQPDVYDVLVELAVQKLKEGVAGRAGEWLVEACAFLSPQGIGPGLLRSTSMLARIAEVDQRLSAPTLIDAVLRETDRYALIRAELGLPAEPVRMHRVVQESVRTRLSRAGLLDRRRLEITSVLAASAPRYMEDMATGDRDLLAELDRHLPTCGAITPGAPAEVRQWVLTQLRFLLSVGHVSAVHRARRLAEEARSAWSPTVPATHQDGMAQDAGAGQPARSTAHEELLVILARVHLRLSEGDGVVVNAERALPGLTRAYGTLHPLVLEATTILAAGLRLTGDFSGAYDQAARTLQGLRELFGANHPEVGRAMNNFARAAGHIGQFEEAVRVATDRVRRRKSLFGENDRFALHTACNIAYFYRELGRLEDARNLLRQAVRRLSWLDSPAELERLTARLGLAVTERRLGRLTTGLLQGNDQTLAELHAEFGPSHPLTMAGEVSANADRHVLRMWPEAAAGAARTLRRFRGLMGDDHPFTHICRANLAVYLTALGEFGDAESHSTRAMDGLLARLGDLHPFYLAVTANHAGVLAARGRWDEAIERERTALSGLVTVHGHGHPTTRLVKANLSRTESHQVTGREAVDIEIPS
- a CDS encoding aKG-HExxH-type peptide beta-hydroxylase — encoded protein: MSPPPHVLPAGVFGALARGEGGAEGVRLLAAAERSKHLLLVRSVAESFRDDGQGGTRAAEAYALLADLCAAVPAAAEEVLSYPSVGLWALTTLRAMRSGDHDRIRPERLAALALTVAARAGTDLAATVRTEHGGLGFPSLGGLRLSGAGDRAPLKVRVRDGHLELDEGRWVRLVPGHLGWRPVRRLRLGPPGGLWEICLDDVDAYSFPPHPCPRFVLHPPEVQAWRRSLQESAEVLSARHPAAAEEVREVVRVLTPVLASGDSHASASAQAAFGSVAMSRPVGGTHTAVMLVHEAQHQKLNALMTMFDLVRPLPDDQNDQYYAPWRSDPRPFIGLFHGAYAHLGVTSFWRAEWLHGTGGVPAAALYARWRDVTLEAVDRSLGTGRFTRLGRSFAEEMLRVLDGWRDERVPADAREWALREARRHRAHYAARNR
- a CDS encoding DNA alkylation repair protein, translated to MAETTLTDTTVAELMAELAALDDPRAREVNEKHGDDHGVNLGELRAIAKRLKTHHELARRLWQTDDTAARLLALLICRPKSFDRDELNIMIRQTRAPKVHDWLVNYVVKKNPDAEALRVAWSTDPDPVVASAGWSLTADRVTKNPEGLDLSALLDTIEANMKEAPDRLQWSMNTCLAYIGIEHPEHRTRALEIGERLEVLKDYPTSPGCTSPFAPIWINEMVRRRQET